A single genomic interval of Streptomyces graminofaciens harbors:
- a CDS encoding tartrate dehydrogenase, which produces MTAAPRTFRIAAIPADGVGKEVVAAGRAVLDALAEDSGGAFAFRWEEFPWGCAYYERTGRMMDEDGLERLKDFDAVYFGAVGWPTVPDHISLWGLRLKICQSFDQWANVRPVHFLPGVQSPLRKADDTELDWVVVRENSEGEYAGLGGRNLSGRGQGGEVAVQSALFTEVGCERIMRFAFDLARTRAHKKVSSVTKSNAQQYGMVLWDDVFKRVALDYADVETESVLVDAMSAKFVLRPEDLSVVVASNLNADILSDLGSALAGSLGLAASANLNPERRFPSMFEPVHGSAPDIAGQGLANPIGAVGSAALMLEHFGLPDQAARLNKAIEATTAAGILTRDVGGTATTEDVTKALIDALDT; this is translated from the coding sequence ATGACAGCCGCACCCCGCACGTTCCGCATCGCCGCCATCCCCGCCGACGGGGTGGGCAAGGAGGTCGTCGCCGCCGGGCGGGCCGTCCTGGACGCCCTGGCCGAGGACTCCGGCGGCGCCTTCGCCTTCCGGTGGGAGGAGTTCCCCTGGGGGTGCGCGTACTACGAGCGCACGGGCCGGATGATGGACGAGGACGGGCTGGAGCGGCTCAAGGACTTCGACGCCGTCTATTTCGGCGCCGTCGGCTGGCCCACCGTCCCCGACCACATCAGCCTGTGGGGCCTGCGGCTGAAGATCTGCCAGAGCTTCGACCAGTGGGCAAACGTCCGCCCCGTCCACTTCCTGCCGGGCGTGCAGAGTCCGCTGCGCAAGGCCGACGACACCGAGCTCGACTGGGTGGTCGTCCGGGAGAACAGCGAGGGCGAGTACGCGGGCCTCGGCGGCCGCAATCTCTCCGGCCGTGGGCAGGGCGGCGAAGTCGCCGTCCAGTCCGCGCTGTTCACCGAGGTGGGCTGCGAGCGGATCATGCGGTTCGCGTTCGACCTGGCCCGGACCAGGGCGCACAAGAAGGTCTCTTCCGTCACCAAGAGCAACGCCCAGCAGTACGGAATGGTCCTGTGGGACGACGTCTTCAAGCGGGTCGCGCTCGACTACGCGGACGTCGAGACCGAGAGCGTGCTCGTCGACGCGATGTCCGCCAAGTTCGTCCTGCGTCCCGAGGACCTGTCGGTCGTGGTCGCCTCCAACCTCAACGCCGACATCCTGTCCGACCTCGGCAGCGCGCTGGCGGGCAGCCTGGGCCTGGCGGCGAGCGCCAACCTCAACCCCGAGCGCCGCTTCCCCAGCATGTTCGAGCCGGTCCACGGCTCCGCCCCGGACATCGCGGGCCAGGGCCTCGCCAACCCGATCGGGGCGGTCGGCAGTGCCGCCCTGATGCTGGAGCACTTCGGCCTGCCCGACCAGGCGGCCCGCCTGAACAAGGCGATCGAGGCCACGACCGCCGCCGGCATCCTCACCCGCGACGTCGGTGGCACGGCCACCACGGAGGACGTCACCAAGGCCCTGATCGACGCGCTCGACACCTGA
- a CDS encoding IclR family transcriptional regulator gives MAKSMKNPPAYGVTSVDHALQLAVILQVEGPLTVSEAARRLGVARSSAHRLLSTLVYRDFAVQNADRSYRVGPVLEMAAKAQSNVSALRSAALGPLQTLVDTVDETANVTIRTGRTVRFIASIECRQALRVGNREGMVFPAHQVSGGLVMLAALSDDELTALYTHLPADATEDRPDLTELRAELRAVRRSGVAVNLERSERGVVAIGRGVTDTSGTTIAAVSVSLPSVRYSAGRVKKLVAALTVAADSVSAALDEDGRDSRH, from the coding sequence GTGGCCAAGTCGATGAAGAACCCGCCTGCCTACGGGGTGACGAGCGTGGACCATGCCCTCCAGCTGGCGGTGATACTGCAGGTGGAGGGGCCGCTCACCGTCTCGGAGGCCGCCCGGCGGCTCGGGGTGGCCCGCTCCAGCGCCCACCGGCTGCTCTCCACGCTCGTCTACCGGGACTTCGCCGTGCAGAACGCTGACCGCAGCTACCGGGTCGGCCCGGTCCTGGAGATGGCGGCCAAGGCCCAGTCGAACGTCAGCGCCCTGCGGTCCGCGGCCCTGGGCCCGCTGCAGACCCTCGTCGACACGGTCGACGAGACCGCGAACGTCACCATCCGCACCGGCCGCACCGTTCGCTTCATCGCCTCGATCGAATGCCGGCAGGCCCTCCGCGTCGGCAACAGGGAGGGCATGGTCTTCCCCGCACACCAGGTGAGCGGCGGGCTGGTCATGCTGGCCGCCCTCAGCGACGACGAGTTGACCGCGCTCTACACACACCTCCCGGCCGACGCCACCGAAGACCGCCCGGACCTCACGGAGCTGCGCGCTGAGCTGCGTGCCGTCCGGCGAAGCGGCGTCGCCGTCAACCTGGAGCGATCCGAGCGCGGAGTCGTCGCCATCGGGCGCGGCGTGACCGACACGAGCGGCACCACGATCGCGGCCGTGTCGGTGTCCCTGCCGAGCGTGCGGTACTCGGCAGGCCGGGTGAAGAAGCTGGTGGCGGCCCTGACCGTCGCGGCGGACAGTGTCTCAGCCGCACTGGACGAGGACGGACGCGACTCCCGGCACTGA
- the dctA gene encoding C4-dicarboxylate transporter DctA translates to MTQTPENARVAQAARIAAKPWYRQLYVQVLVAIVIGIVLGWRRPDIATDMEPLGTTFITAMKMLIGPIVFLTIIGGIASVADLKRVGLTGVKALAYFQVGTIVAMAAGLVAINVFRLGDGVHADPSTLDTSGDAGEYIEKGEHQQWWEFLTHIVPNSFFGPFVEGDILQVIFLAVIFGVALKAVGKAGEPVIAGVHRLTEVVFKVLSYVMKVAPLGAFGAMAYAIGKFGLSTLTSLGSLILLFYVTSALFVVVVLGGVLAAYVKLNIFQVFRYFKEEYFLILGTSTAEPALPGLMRKLQHMGTDKSTVGLVVPTGYSFNLDGAAIYLSLATLYIAQATDTPLSVTQQLGLLAVMLLTSKGAAGVAGGGFIALTATLSTVGTVPAAGIMLVFGIDKFMSECRAMVNFSGNVVATLFIARWENTLDLARAREVLAGRVVEPPVAAVTEAETEAETKAETESETETVKDRPTVAQGAEAAS, encoded by the coding sequence ATGACGCAAACCCCGGAAAACGCGAGAGTCGCACAGGCCGCGCGCATCGCGGCGAAGCCGTGGTACCGGCAGTTGTACGTCCAGGTTCTGGTGGCGATCGTGATCGGCATCGTGCTGGGTTGGCGGCGGCCGGATATCGCCACCGACATGGAGCCGCTCGGGACGACGTTCATCACCGCGATGAAGATGCTGATCGGCCCGATCGTGTTCCTGACCATCATCGGCGGCATCGCGAGCGTCGCCGACCTGAAGAGGGTCGGGCTCACCGGGGTCAAGGCGCTGGCGTACTTCCAGGTCGGCACGATCGTCGCCATGGCGGCGGGCCTGGTGGCGATCAACGTCTTCCGGCTCGGCGACGGCGTGCACGCCGACCCGTCGACCCTGGACACCTCCGGCGACGCGGGCGAGTACATAGAGAAGGGCGAGCACCAGCAGTGGTGGGAGTTCCTCACCCACATCGTGCCGAACAGTTTCTTCGGCCCGTTCGTCGAGGGTGACATCCTCCAGGTGATCTTCCTCGCGGTGATCTTCGGCGTCGCGCTGAAGGCGGTGGGGAAGGCGGGCGAGCCGGTCATCGCGGGTGTGCACCGGCTGACCGAGGTCGTCTTCAAGGTGCTGTCGTACGTCATGAAGGTCGCGCCGCTGGGCGCCTTCGGCGCGATGGCGTACGCGATCGGGAAGTTCGGCCTGTCCACGCTGACCAGCCTGGGCTCGCTGATCCTGCTCTTCTACGTCACCTCCGCCCTGTTCGTCGTGGTCGTGCTCGGCGGGGTGCTGGCCGCGTACGTGAAGCTGAACATCTTCCAGGTCTTCCGCTACTTCAAGGAGGAGTACTTCCTGATCCTGGGCACGTCCACCGCCGAGCCGGCGCTGCCCGGGCTGATGCGCAAGCTCCAACACATGGGGACCGACAAGTCCACGGTCGGCCTGGTCGTGCCCACGGGCTACAGCTTCAACCTCGACGGAGCGGCGATCTACCTCTCCCTCGCGACGCTGTACATCGCCCAGGCCACCGACACCCCGTTGTCCGTCACCCAGCAACTCGGGCTGCTCGCCGTCATGCTGCTCACCTCCAAGGGCGCCGCGGGTGTCGCGGGCGGCGGTTTCATCGCCCTCACCGCGACCCTGTCGACGGTCGGTACCGTTCCCGCCGCCGGCATCATGCTCGTCTTCGGCATCGACAAGTTCATGTCCGAGTGCCGGGCCATGGTGAACTTCTCCGGCAACGTCGTCGCCACCCTCTTCATCGCCCGGTGGGAGAACACCCTGGATCTGGCGCGGGCGCGCGAGGTGCTGGCGGGCCGGGTGGTGGAACCGCCGGTGGCCGCCGTGACAGAAGCGGAGACAGAAGCCGAGACGAAAGCGGAGACGGAATCGGAGACGGAAACGGTCAAGGACCGGCCGACCGTGGCTCAGGGCGCCGAGGCGGCGTCCTGA
- a CDS encoding fumarylacetoacetate hydrolase family protein → MKLATIRLGDGTTTAVRVDGDTLVDLGLPDVGAVLASAGGLEAAAAADGRRYTGADAAFAPLVPHPSKVVCVGLNYQRHIKEMGRDLPEFPTLFCKFADTLIGALDDVRRPVETEQFDWEAELAVVVGRQVRRADEAEAEAAIAGFTVLNDVTCRDWQFRTREWLQGKNWDSTTPLGPFLVTTDEVGGPRPALDIRCEVNGRVMQQDNTGDLLFDPVHLVRYVSTMIRLNPGDIIATGTPGGVGHARKPQVYLREGDTVVTEIEGLGRLENRVVSEGT, encoded by the coding sequence GTGAAGCTCGCCACCATCCGTCTCGGCGACGGCACCACCACCGCGGTGCGCGTCGACGGCGACACCCTCGTCGATCTCGGCCTGCCGGACGTGGGCGCCGTACTGGCGTCGGCCGGCGGCCTCGAAGCCGCGGCAGCGGCCGACGGTCGTCGGTACACCGGTGCCGACGCCGCGTTCGCCCCGCTCGTCCCCCACCCCAGCAAGGTGGTCTGCGTCGGCCTGAACTACCAGCGGCACATCAAGGAGATGGGCCGCGACCTGCCTGAATTCCCCACCCTCTTCTGCAAGTTCGCGGACACCCTCATCGGCGCCCTCGACGATGTCCGACGCCCGGTCGAGACCGAGCAGTTCGACTGGGAGGCCGAACTCGCCGTGGTCGTCGGCCGTCAGGTCCGGCGCGCCGACGAGGCGGAGGCGGAGGCCGCCATCGCGGGCTTCACCGTCCTCAACGACGTCACCTGCCGCGACTGGCAGTTCCGCACCCGCGAGTGGCTCCAGGGCAAGAACTGGGACTCCACCACCCCGCTCGGCCCGTTCCTGGTCACCACCGACGAGGTCGGCGGCCCGCGCCCCGCGCTCGACATCCGCTGCGAGGTCAACGGACGGGTCATGCAGCAGGACAACACCGGCGACCTGCTCTTCGACCCGGTTCACCTGGTCCGCTACGTCTCCACGATGATCCGGCTCAACCCCGGCGACATCATCGCCACCGGCACCCCCGGCGGCGTCGGCCACGCCCGCAAGCCCCAGGTGTATCTGCGCGAGGGCGACACCGTCGTCACCGAGATCGAGGGCCTGGGCCGTCTCGAGAACCGCGTCGTCTCCGAGGGGACGTGA
- a CDS encoding TetR family transcriptional regulator C-terminal domain-containing protein yields MDARIRELLRRHVEPLVPAERVDTTVDLLRVLANGLVLSAVEHHHDWPPERQLAVLDEALAAYGL; encoded by the coding sequence GTGGACGCGCGCATACGGGAACTGCTGCGCCGCCACGTCGAACCGCTCGTCCCCGCCGAACGGGTCGACACCACGGTCGACCTGCTCCGGGTGCTGGCCAACGGTCTCGTCCTGTCGGCTGTGGAGCACCACCACGACTGGCCGCCGGAGCGCCAGCTGGCGGTACTGGACGAGGCACTGGCGGCGTACGGCTTGTAA
- a CDS encoding FAD-dependent monooxygenase, with product MNTTDAPRPDVLVVGGGIGGLSAALALTLQGLRVRLYEQAREFGEVGAGLQLAPNCTRILHDYGLLGEVVRLGFLPEHMIMKDALDASELTRVDLKDMERRYGFPYLVTHRSDLHGVLLRGCERAGVELVTGARCVTYENIEGGARVTFADGRSDEAEIVLAADGLHSVARTLLVDDEPVNSAYVAYRGAVPFERVAANDVHEKDVVLYVGPHCHFVQYPLRGGRMFNQVAVFRSPKALAGRDDWGTPDELDRAFEGTCGPVQKGLPSMWRDRWWRMFDREPLTKWVTGRIALLGDAAHPPLQYMAQGAVMAVEDGWVLAQHVGAQLAKRSVRGSGVDWETALAAYEAVRPEHCRRVVLTARSWGELWHHSGTKREQRNAVMRARDTYDYAFMDWVYGPTSLTPDQEPPMYRTIPLDSVRV from the coding sequence ATGAACACCACCGACGCCCCCCGCCCCGACGTGCTGGTCGTCGGCGGCGGAATCGGCGGTCTCTCGGCCGCGCTGGCACTCACCCTCCAGGGCCTGCGAGTCCGCCTCTATGAGCAGGCCCGTGAGTTCGGCGAGGTCGGGGCAGGACTGCAGCTCGCGCCGAACTGCACGAGGATCCTGCACGACTACGGGCTCCTGGGCGAGGTCGTCCGACTCGGCTTCCTGCCCGAGCACATGATCATGAAGGACGCCCTCGACGCGAGCGAGCTGACCCGGGTCGACCTCAAGGACATGGAACGCCGCTACGGCTTCCCGTACCTGGTGACCCACCGCAGCGACCTGCACGGCGTCCTCCTGCGCGGCTGCGAGCGGGCAGGCGTGGAGCTGGTGACCGGCGCGCGCTGTGTGACGTACGAGAACATCGAGGGCGGCGCGCGCGTCACCTTCGCCGACGGGCGGAGCGACGAGGCCGAGATCGTCCTCGCCGCCGACGGGCTGCACTCCGTCGCGCGAACCCTGCTCGTCGACGACGAACCCGTCAACTCGGCGTACGTCGCCTACCGTGGCGCGGTCCCCTTCGAGCGGGTCGCCGCCAACGACGTGCACGAGAAGGACGTCGTGCTGTACGTCGGACCGCACTGCCACTTCGTCCAGTACCCGCTGCGCGGCGGCCGGATGTTCAACCAGGTCGCGGTGTTCCGGTCGCCGAAGGCCTTGGCCGGCCGGGACGACTGGGGCACCCCGGACGAACTCGACCGGGCCTTCGAGGGAACGTGCGGCCCTGTCCAGAAGGGCCTGCCGTCGATGTGGCGCGACCGCTGGTGGCGGATGTTCGACCGTGAGCCGCTCACGAAGTGGGTCACCGGCCGCATCGCCCTGCTCGGCGACGCGGCCCACCCGCCACTGCAGTACATGGCCCAGGGCGCCGTCATGGCCGTCGAGGACGGCTGGGTGCTGGCCCAACACGTGGGCGCACAGCTCGCGAAGCGGTCCGTGCGGGGGTCCGGTGTCGACTGGGAGACGGCACTCGCCGCCTACGAGGCCGTACGCCCCGAACACTGCCGCCGAGTCGTCCTCACCGCACGATCCTGGGGCGAACTGTGGCACCACTCCGGCACCAAGCGGGAACAGCGCAACGCCGTGATGCGCGCCCGCGACACCTACGACTACGCCTTCATGGACTGGGTCTACGGCCCCACATCGCTGACTCCCGACCAGGAGCCGCCCATGTACCGGACGATCCCGTTGGACTCGGTGCGGGTATGA
- a CDS encoding LysR family transcriptional regulator, translating into MDARQLEYFLAIVEHGGFSKAAAALHVAQPSLSQAMANLEADLGVALFHRVGRGVVLSDAGAELLEPSRRVLRDLAAVRDTAAALAGLHGGSVEVATMPSPGIEPLTTLIHRFTELHPSVTVSTQAAFTPDEVVSLVRSGACELGLLGSAAPVHPSGLDVLHVEDQPFVVVAAPGGPIEDDVTIRPEDLAGQKLIASRTGSLMRSIVDDITAGGTGTGIVTVVDHRTSILPLVLTGVGVAVLPSSWTRLARRCGAVVAPIEPTAHLHVAMISLPAHLTPAARAFRTLTESFAQRRAHGA; encoded by the coding sequence GTGGACGCCCGGCAACTGGAGTACTTCCTCGCCATCGTCGAGCACGGTGGTTTCAGCAAGGCCGCCGCCGCCCTCCACGTGGCCCAGCCGTCGCTGTCCCAGGCGATGGCGAACCTGGAGGCGGACCTCGGGGTGGCGCTCTTCCACCGGGTGGGGCGGGGCGTCGTACTGAGTGACGCAGGTGCGGAACTGCTGGAGCCGAGCCGTCGCGTGCTGCGGGACCTGGCCGCCGTCCGGGACACCGCGGCCGCGCTCGCCGGGCTGCACGGCGGCAGCGTAGAGGTCGCCACCATGCCCTCGCCCGGTATCGAACCGCTCACGACCCTCATCCACCGCTTCACCGAGCTGCATCCGTCGGTGACGGTGAGTACCCAGGCCGCCTTCACCCCGGACGAGGTCGTCTCCCTGGTCCGCAGCGGCGCCTGCGAACTGGGTCTGCTGGGCAGCGCCGCCCCCGTGCATCCGTCCGGGCTGGACGTCCTGCACGTCGAGGACCAGCCGTTCGTGGTCGTCGCCGCACCCGGCGGGCCGATCGAGGACGACGTCACGATCCGGCCCGAGGACCTGGCCGGCCAGAAGCTCATCGCGTCCCGCACCGGCAGCCTGATGCGCAGCATCGTCGACGACATCACCGCGGGCGGCACCGGAACGGGGATCGTGACGGTCGTCGACCACCGCACGTCGATCCTGCCCCTGGTCCTCACCGGCGTCGGCGTCGCCGTCCTGCCCTCCTCCTGGACCCGGCTGGCCCGCCGCTGCGGCGCGGTGGTCGCCCCCATCGAGCCCACCGCTCATCTCCACGTGGCGATGATCAGCCTGCCCGCGCACCTCACGCCGGCCGCGCGTGCCTTCCGCACCCTCACCGAGTCCTTCGCCCAACGACGAGCCCATGGTGCCTGA
- a CDS encoding maleylpyruvate isomerase family mycothiol-dependent enzyme: protein MRTLRTTLAWVAEGTALCGKAVAGLDEEAYRAPSSLPGWTRGHVVAHVAANARALRNLVHWARTGEPTPMYSSPEQRLADIESGAGLPAARLTAWFEESAQQLAHAMAELTEEQWRAEVLTAQGRTVPASEVPWMRTREVMVHAVDLATGIRFTDLPGEFLAELRHDIVGKRGSDTVPAVQGSDADITAYLAGRSYTGVTTDDGSPAEPLAPWL from the coding sequence ATGAGGACCCTGCGGACGACGCTGGCCTGGGTGGCCGAGGGCACCGCGCTGTGCGGCAAGGCCGTCGCCGGCCTCGACGAGGAGGCGTACCGCGCGCCCTCGTCGCTCCCCGGCTGGACCCGGGGGCACGTGGTGGCCCATGTGGCCGCCAACGCCCGGGCCCTCAGGAACCTCGTGCACTGGGCACGCACCGGTGAGCCCACCCCGATGTACAGCTCGCCGGAACAGCGCCTGGCGGACATCGAGTCGGGCGCCGGGCTGCCCGCCGCACGGCTCACCGCATGGTTCGAGGAGTCGGCGCAGCAGCTGGCCCACGCGATGGCCGAACTGACCGAGGAGCAGTGGCGGGCGGAGGTTCTGACCGCGCAAGGGCGGACCGTTCCGGCGAGCGAGGTCCCGTGGATGCGCACCAGGGAGGTCATGGTGCATGCCGTCGACCTCGCCACGGGCATCCGATTCACCGACCTGCCCGGGGAGTTCCTCGCCGAACTGCGCCACGACATCGTCGGGAAGCGCGGCAGCGACACCGTCCCCGCCGTCCAGGGCAGCGACGCCGACATCACCGCCTATCTGGCAGGCCGCTCGTACACCGGCGTGACGACCGACGACGGCTCCCCGGCCGAACCCCTGGCTCCGTGGCTGTGA
- a CDS encoding IclR family transcriptional regulator, which produces MGESVLSRAVRILEAFTPDEPVLTVSEISRRTGLHLATASRLVAELTAHGFLARDADRRVRIGVRLWELGTRASPTLSLRDTAMPFMEGVHDVVGHHVQIGVLDGGEVLFLERLSAPGAVVNYTRIAGRLPPHVSSSGLVLLAHGPADLQERVLAGPLPAYTRHTITTPALLRSTLAAVRQQGYAYCPGHFHEDALGIAAPVRDGGGGVVAALSVIVPNDAGAASVVPVVRTAARGISRAMAARGPRGLTG; this is translated from the coding sequence ATGGGTGAGTCGGTCCTGTCGCGGGCTGTGCGGATCCTGGAAGCGTTCACGCCGGACGAGCCGGTCCTCACCGTCTCGGAGATCTCCCGGCGTACGGGTCTGCACTTGGCGACCGCGTCGCGGCTGGTTGCCGAGTTGACGGCGCACGGGTTCCTTGCCCGGGACGCGGACCGCCGGGTGCGGATCGGCGTACGACTGTGGGAGCTGGGGACGCGGGCCTCGCCCACGCTGTCGCTGCGGGACACGGCGATGCCGTTCATGGAGGGCGTGCACGACGTGGTGGGGCACCATGTCCAGATCGGCGTGCTGGACGGCGGCGAGGTGCTGTTCCTGGAGCGGCTCTCGGCGCCGGGAGCGGTCGTCAACTACACCCGCATCGCAGGCAGGCTGCCGCCGCACGTGTCCTCCAGTGGTCTGGTGCTGCTCGCCCACGGGCCTGCTGACCTGCAGGAACGCGTCCTCGCAGGGCCGCTTCCCGCGTACACGCGGCACACCATCACCACCCCCGCCCTGCTGCGGTCCACGCTGGCCGCCGTCCGGCAGCAGGGGTATGCGTACTGCCCGGGGCACTTCCACGAGGACGCCCTCGGTATCGCGGCCCCGGTGCGCGACGGCGGGGGAGGGGTGGTGGCCGCCCTGTCGGTGATCGTCCCCAACGACGCCGGGGCCGCTTCCGTCGTGCCCGTGGTGCGGACCGCCGCGCGCGGCATCTCCCGGGCCATGGCCGCGCGAGGTCCCCGCGGCCTGACCGGCTGA
- a CDS encoding glycerate kinase: protein MVSVLVAPDKFKGSLSADEVARALEHGLSEGAPHARVRRLALADGGEGSVAAACAGRFRPEKVTVTGPTGQPVTAPVAVHGRTVLIEAAAVCGLGVLPGGREAPLTATSRGIGQAVRYALAGEADTIVLALGGVATTDGGAGLLQSLGAVLTREDGTPIGPGGAGLADLHTADLAEAHAALAGVDLVLATDVDNPLLGPTGTAAVYGPQKGATADDVRELDGALAGFVRRLEAAGVAGAVRHADAPGAGAAGGLGYAGMLLGGRVCSGADYFLTLLGADDLLAGSAFVVTGEGSLDEQSLSGKLPVALARRARRLGVAVHAVAGRCTLPADRTAAHFRSVQALTDLTDQDCAQDSALSARLLAQCGRNLADRWIGHGGTETGR from the coding sequence ATGGTGTCCGTCCTGGTCGCCCCGGACAAGTTCAAGGGCTCCCTCAGCGCCGACGAGGTGGCCCGCGCGCTGGAACACGGGCTGTCGGAAGGCGCCCCGCACGCGCGGGTCCGGCGGCTCGCGCTGGCCGACGGGGGCGAGGGCAGCGTGGCCGCCGCCTGCGCGGGCCGCTTCCGTCCCGAGAAGGTCACCGTGACCGGGCCGACCGGGCAGCCCGTCACTGCGCCCGTCGCGGTGCACGGCCGTACCGTCCTCATCGAAGCAGCGGCCGTCTGCGGACTCGGCGTCCTGCCGGGCGGCCGCGAGGCACCGCTCACGGCCACCAGCCGAGGCATCGGGCAGGCCGTCCGGTACGCGCTGGCGGGCGAGGCCGACACGATCGTCCTCGCCCTCGGCGGTGTCGCCACGACCGACGGCGGCGCGGGACTGCTGCAGTCCCTCGGCGCGGTACTGACCCGGGAGGACGGCACTCCGATCGGCCCGGGCGGCGCAGGGCTCGCCGACCTCCACACCGCCGACCTCGCCGAGGCCCACGCCGCGCTGGCCGGGGTCGACCTCGTCCTCGCCACCGACGTGGACAACCCGCTGCTGGGACCGACGGGCACGGCCGCCGTCTACGGACCCCAGAAAGGGGCGACCGCGGACGACGTACGGGAACTGGACGGCGCGCTCGCCGGTTTCGTACGGCGGCTGGAGGCAGCGGGAGTCGCGGGGGCGGTACGCCATGCCGACGCCCCCGGTGCCGGGGCGGCCGGCGGGCTGGGGTACGCCGGGATGCTGCTGGGCGGGCGGGTGTGCTCGGGGGCCGACTACTTCCTCACCCTGCTCGGAGCCGACGACCTGCTGGCCGGGAGCGCCTTCGTCGTGACCGGCGAAGGCAGCCTCGACGAGCAGTCCCTGTCGGGCAAGCTGCCGGTCGCGCTCGCCCGACGGGCCCGCCGACTGGGCGTGGCGGTGCACGCGGTGGCCGGACGCTGCACCCTGCCCGCGGACCGGACCGCCGCCCACTTCCGTTCCGTCCAGGCACTCACGGACCTGACCGACCAGGACTGTGCGCAGGACAGCGCCCTGTCCGCGCGGCTGCTCGCCCAGTGCGGGCGGAACCTCGCCGACCGCTGGATCGGACACGGAGGAACGGAAACCGGCAGGTAG
- a CDS encoding cupin domain-containing protein → MTEEDDVVSPLHLTAEDRPDQPPVTPGLKDLYRDFEKALLVPLWTRIGDLMPERPQSKAQPHRWEWKALIELAARSGDLVPVGRGGERRAMALANPSLGGRPYATPTLWAAIQYLMPGEDAPEHRHTQNAFRFVVEGEGVWTVVERDPVPMRRGDFLPQAGMNWHAHHNSASEPMAWIDGLDIPFQYDVEAQFFDFGRDELTEEEHATPDRSRSERLWGHPGLVPVSQLGRREGTPLLCYRWADTDAALTDQLELEREGHPGTVAPGHALVRYTNPTTADDVLPTIRAQFHRIVGGAETAPRRETGSSVYQVFDGSGRVTVGDFSWSVRRGDLFVVPSWQPLSIRSEASPSDSDSGALDLFQFSDAPLFTKLNLFRTHIEENA, encoded by the coding sequence ATGACCGAAGAGGACGACGTCGTCTCCCCCCTGCACCTCACCGCCGAGGACCGGCCGGACCAGCCGCCCGTCACGCCCGGGCTCAAGGACCTCTACCGGGACTTCGAGAAGGCCCTCCTGGTGCCGCTGTGGACCCGGATCGGCGACCTGATGCCCGAGCGTCCGCAGTCGAAGGCGCAGCCGCACCGGTGGGAGTGGAAGGCGCTGATCGAGCTGGCCGCCCGGTCCGGCGACCTCGTGCCGGTGGGCCGCGGCGGAGAGCGTCGGGCCATGGCCCTGGCCAACCCGAGCCTGGGTGGCAGGCCCTACGCGACTCCGACCCTGTGGGCGGCCATCCAGTACCTCATGCCCGGTGAGGACGCCCCCGAGCACCGCCACACCCAGAACGCCTTCCGGTTCGTGGTGGAGGGCGAGGGCGTGTGGACGGTCGTGGAGCGTGACCCGGTACCCATGCGCCGCGGGGACTTCCTGCCGCAGGCCGGGATGAACTGGCACGCGCACCACAACTCGGCCAGTGAGCCCATGGCGTGGATCGACGGCCTGGACATCCCCTTCCAGTACGACGTCGAGGCGCAGTTCTTCGACTTCGGGCGGGACGAACTGACCGAGGAGGAGCACGCGACGCCCGACCGGTCCCGCTCCGAGCGGCTGTGGGGGCACCCGGGGCTGGTGCCGGTCTCGCAGTTGGGGCGCAGGGAGGGCACTCCGCTGCTGTGCTACCGCTGGGCGGACACGGACGCGGCTCTGACCGACCAGCTGGAGCTGGAACGCGAGGGCCACCCCGGCACCGTCGCACCCGGCCACGCGCTGGTGCGCTACACCAACCCCACCACCGCCGACGACGTCCTGCCGACCATTCGCGCCCAGTTCCACCGCATCGTCGGCGGCGCGGAGACCGCCCCCCGCCGGGAGACGGGTTCGTCGGTCTACCAGGTGTTCGACGGCTCCGGCCGGGTCACCGTGGGCGACTTCTCCTGGTCGGTCCGGCGCGGCGATCTCTTCGTGGTCCCGTCCTGGCAGCCGCTGTCCATCCGGTCCGAGGCGTCGCCGTCCGACTCCGACTCCGGCGCGCTGGACCTGTTCCAGTTCAGCGACGCCCCCTTGTTCACCAAGCTCAACCTGTTCCGCACCCACATCGAGGAGAACGCGTGA